The following coding sequences are from one Sulfitobacter sp. HNIBRBA3233 window:
- a CDS encoding ArsR/SmtB family transcription factor yields the protein MPTPLDTVFAALADPTRRRILSMLLEDDMAVTDVAEPFEMSLAAISKHLAILANAGLIAQEKRGRVKWCKLEPDALKAASVWMQGFGQFEPVHLDAFERFLAAEFPDSSRND from the coding sequence ATGCCAACACCGCTAGACACCGTCTTTGCCGCCCTTGCCGATCCGACGCGCCGCCGCATCCTGTCGATGCTGCTGGAGGATGACATGGCGGTGACGGATGTGGCCGAGCCCTTCGAGATGTCGCTGGCGGCAATCTCGAAACATCTGGCGATCCTCGCCAATGCCGGCCTGATCGCGCAGGAAAAACGCGGGCGGGTGAAGTGGTGCAAGCTGGAGCCGGATGCGCTGAAGGCGGCATCGGTCTGGATGCAGGGGTTCGGCCAGTTCGAACCTGTCCACCTCGACGCGTTCGAGCGGTTTCTCGCGGCGGAGTTTCCCGACAGTTCCAGAAACGACTAA
- a CDS encoding rhodanese-like domain-containing protein, translating into MPLKTSSADMVARARARIEEIETADAIAMVDDPDVQIVDLRDPRERERSGFIPGSFHCPRGMLEFWVDPDSPYFKDVFAQDKKFVFHCASGWRSAISVATLQDMGFDAAHIKEGFSAWEKAGGPVERKG; encoded by the coding sequence ATGCCCCTGAAAACCAGTTCCGCCGACATGGTCGCCCGCGCCCGCGCGCGGATCGAGGAAATCGAAACCGCAGATGCCATCGCCATGGTCGATGACCCCGACGTGCAGATCGTCGATCTGCGCGACCCGCGCGAACGCGAACGCTCGGGCTTCATCCCCGGCAGTTTCCACTGCCCGCGCGGCATGCTGGAATTCTGGGTCGACCCCGACAGCCCCTATTTCAAGGATGTCTTCGCGCAGGACAAGAAATTCGTCTTCCACTGCGCCTCGGGATGGCGCTCCGCCATTTCCGTTGCCACGCTTCAGGACATGGGTTTCGACGCCGCCCATATCAAAGAGGGCTTTTCTGCCTGGGAAAAGGCCGGCGGCCCGGTCGAGCGCAAGGGCTGA
- a CDS encoding AtpZ/AtpI family protein: protein MRVEDQDRKEQMKAIEARIAKARGLTAPKPRADEHYSQAQLAWRMVIELVAGLGIGFGIGYGLDVLFGTLPIFMVLFTMLGLAAGVKTMLRSANEIQAKLLAELAEEIDTPDTGRTGTARDPGDENKGA, encoded by the coding sequence ATGCGCGTGGAAGACCAAGATCGCAAAGAACAGATGAAGGCGATCGAGGCGCGCATCGCGAAGGCCAGAGGCCTGACCGCACCCAAACCCCGGGCGGACGAGCATTATTCACAGGCGCAACTGGCCTGGCGGATGGTGATAGAGCTTGTTGCCGGTCTCGGGATCGGTTTCGGCATCGGATACGGGCTGGATGTTCTGTTTGGGACGCTGCCGATATTCATGGTGCTGTTCACGATGCTGGGCCTTGCGGCGGGGGTAAAGACCATGCTGCGCTCGGCGAACGAGATACAGGCGAAGCTGCTGGCAGAGCTGGCGGAAGAGATTGATACGCCCGACACGGGCAGGACTGGCACAGCCCGCGATCCGGGCGACGAGAACAAAGGGGCCTGA
- a CDS encoding F0F1 ATP synthase subunit B' yields MATEPIDVELAGTCVGPDGSAIGMPQLCFDWWGNQIFWLVVALIAIYFILSRIALPRISAVLAERQGTISNDIAAAEDLKAKAEAAEAAYDKALVDARAEAQRIIDEAKAEMQADLDKAIAEADEQIAAKSAESEKAIAEIRDGAMESVKEVAKDTAKEIVAAMGGNADARTVTAAVNARMKG; encoded by the coding sequence ATGGCAACTGAACCAATCGATGTCGAACTGGCAGGCACCTGTGTAGGGCCCGACGGATCGGCCATCGGGATGCCGCAGCTGTGTTTCGACTGGTGGGGCAACCAGATCTTCTGGCTCGTGGTCGCACTGATCGCGATCTACTTCATCCTGTCGCGCATCGCTTTGCCCCGTATCTCTGCCGTTCTGGCCGAGCGTCAGGGCACCATATCGAATGACATCGCCGCCGCCGAGGATCTCAAGGCGAAGGCGGAAGCGGCCGAAGCGGCCTATGACAAGGCGCTGGTCGATGCCCGCGCCGAGGCGCAGCGCATCATCGACGAAGCCAAGGCAGAAATGCAGGCCGACCTCGACAAGGCCATCGCCGAAGCCGACGAACAGATCGCTGCCAAATCCGCCGAGTCGGAAAAGGCCATCGCGGAAATCCGCGACGGTGCCATGGAAAGCGTGAAGGAAGTCGCCAAGGACACGGCGAAGGAAATCGTTGCCGCCATGGGTGGAAACGCCGACGCCCGCACCGTGACAGCGGCTGTGAACGCCCGGATGAAAGGATAA
- a CDS encoding FCD domain-containing protein: MPFRPVTPEKLSTAVVRQVEELILRGILRPGERLPAERELAERLGVSRPSLREAIAQLQQTGLLSARPGAGVYVADVLGSAFSPALIALFERHDEAAMDYLSFRRDMEALAAERAARLGSDTDLAVVAAIFDKMQAAHDTRDADQEAALDAQFHMAIVEASHNVVMLHMMRSMYELLRGGVFYNRQVMFRQQTTRTALLEQHRAIHDALVARDAAGSRAAVEAHLNFVERALIDQHRAERHEEIARQRLDHEMES; the protein is encoded by the coding sequence ATGCCCTTCCGCCCGGTCACCCCCGAAAAACTGTCCACTGCGGTCGTGCGGCAGGTGGAGGAGCTGATCCTGCGCGGCATCCTGCGCCCGGGCGAACGCCTGCCGGCGGAACGTGAGCTGGCCGAACGGCTGGGCGTGTCGCGCCCGTCCCTGCGCGAGGCGATTGCCCAGCTCCAGCAGACCGGTTTGCTGAGCGCACGGCCCGGTGCCGGGGTCTATGTGGCCGATGTTCTGGGGTCGGCTTTCTCGCCCGCATTGATTGCCCTGTTCGAGCGGCACGACGAGGCGGCGATGGATTACCTGTCCTTCCGCCGCGATATGGAAGCGCTTGCCGCCGAGCGCGCCGCGCGACTGGGGTCGGACACCGATCTGGCCGTTGTCGCCGCGATCTTTGACAAGATGCAGGCGGCCCACGACACCCGCGATGCCGATCAGGAGGCCGCACTGGACGCGCAGTTCCACATGGCCATCGTCGAGGCGAGCCATAACGTGGTGATGCTGCACATGATGCGGTCGATGTACGAGCTGCTGCGCGGTGGCGTCTTCTACAACCGTCAGGTCATGTTCCGCCAGCAGACCACCCGCACCGCGCTTCTGGAACAGCACAGGGCCATCCACGATGCGCTGGTCGCACGGGATGCCGCCGGCTCCCGCGCGGCGGTCGAAGCGCATCTGAATTTCGTGGAACGCGCGTTGATCGACCAGCACCGCGCCGAGCGTCACGAAGAGATCGCGCGCCAGCGGCTGGATCACGAAATGGAAAGCTGA
- the cbiB gene encoding adenosylcobinamide-phosphate synthase CbiB: MNTAAILCLALLLDGALGEPRWLWSRLPHPAVLMGRAVQRLERGLNTGSARIARGALALAVLVVAAGALGAVLSAFGPLVEVLLVAILLAQKSLVDHVRAVAEGLRMSLPAGRRAVAMIVSRDTAAMDAPAVARSAIESGAENLSDGVIAPAFWFLVGGLPGILIYKIVNTADSTIGYRTPRYEEFGKAAARADDVLNWIPARLTALLIALPGGITGGWRDVAADARLHRSPNAGWPEAAMARAISVALAGPRAYDGRMRDLAWVNGSADRNIGPPAIDAAIARLWRAWGVLLAACALLALID, encoded by the coding sequence GTGAACACGGCGGCAATCCTGTGCCTCGCCCTCCTGCTGGATGGCGCATTGGGCGAACCGCGCTGGCTGTGGTCGCGCCTGCCGCATCCCGCCGTACTCATGGGTCGCGCGGTCCAACGGCTCGAACGCGGGCTGAACACCGGCTCCGCGCGCATCGCACGCGGTGCACTGGCCCTGGCGGTGCTGGTTGTCGCCGCCGGAGCGCTGGGGGCGGTGCTGTCCGCCTTCGGGCCGCTGGTCGAGGTGCTCCTCGTTGCGATCCTTCTTGCGCAGAAATCGCTGGTCGATCATGTGCGCGCCGTCGCCGAAGGGTTGCGCATGTCGCTGCCCGCAGGCCGTCGCGCCGTTGCCATGATCGTCAGCCGCGATACCGCCGCGATGGACGCGCCCGCCGTCGCCCGCTCCGCCATCGAAAGCGGCGCGGAAAACCTCAGCGACGGTGTCATCGCGCCCGCGTTCTGGTTTCTCGTCGGCGGGCTGCCGGGCATCCTGATCTACAAGATCGTCAACACCGCCGACAGCACCATCGGCTACCGCACCCCCCGCTACGAGGAATTCGGCAAGGCCGCCGCGCGCGCCGACGATGTGCTCAACTGGATACCGGCGCGGCTGACCGCCCTGCTGATCGCGCTGCCGGGGGGCATCACCGGTGGCTGGCGCGACGTGGCGGCGGACGCCCGCCTGCACCGCTCGCCCAACGCGGGCTGGCCCGAGGCGGCAATGGCGCGCGCCATCTCGGTGGCCCTCGCCGGTCCGCGCGCCTATGATGGGCGGATGCGCGATCTCGCCTGGGTCAACGGCAGCGCCGACCGCAACATCGGCCCGCCGGCGATCGACGCGGCCATCGCCCGCCTCTGGCGCGCCTGGGGCGTTCTGCTGGCGGCCTGCGCGCTGCTGGCCCTGATTGACTGA
- a CDS encoding lytic murein transglycosylase has translation MKPIPSLVAALALAPFAGWADTPCGGSFAAFKDALVAESPEHGVDMATAERFLAGVRQDAAVLRADSAQGVFQLPFTDFARRLISADRIERGRANARTYDNVFDRIEADYGVDRGVLLAFWAFETDYGSFQGDFNTANALVTLAHDCRRPELFRPQVFAAMKLFARGDFDPATTTGAWAGEIGMVQMLPEDILENGTDGDGDGRVTLKTSAPDALVSGGRMLAGLGWRANEPWLDEVQVPAGFDWSLSGLETQKTGADWAALGITARDGALASDLPASLLLPQGRDGPAFLAYPNFRVFFEWNQSFTYVLTAAYFANRLNGAAIFDAGNPAPGLSGPQMQQLQRKLQARGYDVGDVDGILGAKTRDAVRAEQARLGLPVDAWPTPDLLSRL, from the coding sequence ATGAAACCGATCCCGAGCCTTGTCGCCGCCCTTGCACTGGCCCCTTTCGCCGGATGGGCCGACACGCCCTGCGGCGGCAGCTTTGCCGCGTTCAAGGACGCGCTGGTGGCCGAAAGCCCAGAGCACGGCGTCGACATGGCGACCGCCGAACGGTTTCTCGCCGGTGTTCGGCAGGACGCAGCCGTGCTCAGGGCGGACAGCGCACAGGGCGTTTTCCAGCTTCCCTTCACCGATTTCGCGCGCCGCCTCATCTCGGCCGATCGCATCGAACGCGGCCGCGCCAATGCCCGCACCTACGACAACGTCTTCGACCGGATCGAGGCCGACTACGGCGTCGACCGTGGCGTCCTGCTGGCGTTCTGGGCGTTCGAGACGGACTACGGCAGCTTTCAGGGCGATTTCAACACCGCCAACGCGCTGGTCACGCTGGCCCACGATTGCCGGCGCCCCGAACTCTTCCGCCCGCAGGTCTTTGCCGCGATGAAGCTTTTCGCCCGCGGCGATTTCGATCCCGCCACCACCACCGGCGCATGGGCCGGCGAAATCGGCATGGTCCAGATGCTGCCCGAGGACATCCTTGAAAACGGCACCGACGGCGACGGCGACGGGCGCGTCACGCTCAAGACATCCGCGCCGGACGCGCTGGTCTCGGGCGGCCGGATGCTGGCCGGTCTGGGCTGGCGCGCGAACGAGCCGTGGCTGGACGAGGTGCAGGTGCCCGCCGGCTTCGACTGGTCGCTCAGCGGGCTCGAGACGCAAAAGACCGGCGCCGACTGGGCCGCGCTCGGGATCACGGCCCGCGACGGCGCGCTTGCCTCCGATCTGCCCGCATCGCTGCTGCTGCCGCAGGGCCGCGATGGTCCGGCCTTCCTCGCCTATCCCAACTTTCGTGTCTTCTTCGAATGGAACCAGAGCTTTACCTACGTGCTCACCGCCGCCTATTTCGCCAACCGCCTGAACGGGGCGGCGATTTTCGACGCAGGAAATCCCGCACCGGGCCTCAGCGGTCCGCAGATGCAGCAATTGCAGCGCAAGCTTCAGGCGCGCGGCTATGACGTCGGCGATGTCGACGGTATCCTTGGCGCGAAAACCCGCGATGCCGTGCGCGCCGAACAGGCCCGCCTCGGCCTGCCCGTCGATGCGTGGCCCACGCCCGACCTGCTCTCACGACTTTAG
- a CDS encoding F0F1 ATP synthase subunit C, translating into MEGELAHIGAGLAAIGSGAAAIGVGNVAGNYLAGALRNPSAAASQTATLFIGIAFAEALGIFAFLVALLLMFAV; encoded by the coding sequence ATGGAAGGCGAACTCGCACACATCGGCGCAGGTCTGGCAGCAATCGGTTCCGGCGCAGCCGCAATCGGGGTTGGCAACGTTGCCGGCAACTACCTCGCAGGCGCTCTGCGTAACCCATCCGCTGCTGCGTCGCAGACAGCAACACTCTTCATCGGCATCGCGTTTGCCGAGGCTCTGGGCATCTTCGCCTTCCTCGTCGCGCTGCTGCTGATGTTCGCCGTCTAA
- a CDS encoding F0F1 ATP synthase subunit B, translating into MRLTLTSALALLGATPAFAAKGPFVSLGNTDFIVLLAFLLFIAVLFYFNVPKLLGGMLDKRADGIRSELEEARKLREDAQTLLASYERKQKDVQEQADRIVASAKEEAAIAGEQAKADLAKSVERRLNAAEEQIASAQSAAVKEVRDQAIVVAVAAARDVIAKQMTAAEANRLIDDSIEQVDAKLH; encoded by the coding sequence ATGCGTCTTACACTGACATCCGCGCTCGCCCTGCTCGGGGCCACACCGGCCTTCGCGGCAAAAGGGCCCTTCGTTTCGCTCGGCAACACCGATTTCATTGTGCTGCTGGCTTTCCTGCTGTTCATCGCGGTCCTGTTCTACTTCAACGTGCCCAAACTGCTGGGCGGTATGCTGGACAAGCGTGCCGACGGCATCCGGTCCGAACTGGAAGAGGCGCGCAAGCTGCGCGAGGACGCGCAGACGCTGCTGGCCTCCTACGAGCGCAAGCAGAAGGATGTGCAGGAACAGGCCGACCGGATCGTCGCCTCGGCCAAGGAAGAAGCCGCCATCGCCGGTGAGCAGGCCAAGGCCGACCTCGCCAAATCGGTGGAGCGTCGCCTGAACGCCGCCGAAGAGCAGATCGCATCGGCGCAGTCCGCCGCTGTCAAGGAAGTGCGCGATCAGGCGATCGTTGTTGCCGTCGCCGCGGCCCGCGACGTGATCGCCAAGCAGATGACAGCCGCCGAAGCCAACCGGCTGATCGACGACTCGATCGAACAGGTGGACGCCAAGCTGCACTAG
- a CDS encoding F0F1 ATP synthase subunit A codes for MATEAHGEESGGLVFHPMDQFIVSPLMGDGPVSWFTLTNAALWTGLSVLVVFLLLVVGTSKRAVVPGRMQSVAELAYGFIYKMVEDICGKEGVKYFPYIMTLFMFIVCANFLGLIPTAFTPTSHFAVTVLLAMAVFLTVTILGFVKNGAAFLGLFWVSSAPLALRPILAVIELISYFVRPVSHSIRLAGNVMAGHAVIKVFAGFAAIAVISPVSVVAITAMYGLEVLVSFIQAYVFTILTCVYLKDALHPSH; via the coding sequence ATGGCGACAGAAGCACACGGCGAAGAGAGCGGCGGTCTGGTTTTTCACCCGATGGACCAGTTCATCGTCAGCCCCCTGATGGGCGACGGTCCGGTCAGCTGGTTTACCCTCACCAACGCAGCGCTCTGGACCGGTCTTTCGGTTCTGGTCGTGTTCCTGCTGCTGGTTGTCGGTACCTCCAAGCGCGCGGTCGTGCCCGGCCGGATGCAGTCGGTCGCCGAGCTTGCCTACGGCTTCATCTACAAGATGGTCGAAGACATCTGCGGCAAGGAAGGGGTGAAGTATTTCCCCTATATCATGACGCTCTTCATGTTCATCGTCTGCGCCAACTTCCTTGGCCTCATCCCCACGGCCTTCACGCCGACGTCCCATTTCGCGGTGACAGTGCTGCTGGCGATGGCCGTGTTCCTGACAGTGACGATACTCGGCTTCGTCAAGAACGGCGCGGCGTTTCTGGGCCTGTTCTGGGTGTCATCGGCGCCGCTGGCCCTGCGCCCCATCCTCGCGGTGATCGAGCTGATCTCCTACTTCGTGCGTCCGGTCAGCCACTCCATTCGTCTGGCGGGCAACGTCATGGCCGGTCACGCGGTGATCAAGGTTTTCGCGGGCTTTGCAGCGATCGCTGTGATCTCGCCGGTTTCCGTTGTCGCGATTACAGCGATGTACGGGCTGGAGGTACTGGTGTCCTTCATCCAGGCCTACGTCTTTACCATTCTGACATGCGTGTACCTCAAGGACGCGCTGCACCCCTCACACTAA
- a CDS encoding DMT family transporter, whose translation MSPQTQGHAAMLVFSALVAGSFSLGAMVANEISPLALNTLRFVIAGAAVGAVAVARGGIPRSALRAPWRYLVLGGFFSIYFVLMFEGLKTARPVSAAAVFTLVPAMSAVIAWFLLRQRTTARMALALLIGGAGALWVIFRADLGALLAFEIGRGELIFFFGCLSHAVYTPMIRKLNRGESAVVFSFGTLVAGAGLMALIGWRDIAATDWTALRPLVWVTIFYVALGASAITFVLVQFATMRLPSAKVMAYTYLVPSWVIGWEVALGNALPPPVMAVGVVMTVLALLLLLRDDESSQNRERNPRPAR comes from the coding sequence ATGTCGCCGCAGACGCAGGGCCATGCGGCCATGCTGGTGTTTTCGGCGCTGGTGGCGGGATCATTCTCTCTCGGGGCGATGGTGGCGAACGAGATTTCGCCGCTTGCACTGAACACGCTGCGGTTCGTGATCGCGGGGGCGGCGGTGGGCGCGGTCGCGGTGGCGCGCGGCGGCATCCCGCGCAGCGCCCTGCGCGCGCCATGGCGGTATCTGGTGCTGGGCGGTTTCTTTTCGATCTATTTCGTTCTGATGTTCGAGGGGCTGAAAACCGCGCGCCCCGTCAGTGCGGCGGCGGTCTTTACCCTCGTGCCGGCGATGTCGGCGGTCATCGCGTGGTTTCTGCTGCGCCAGCGCACCACCGCGCGCATGGCGCTGGCGCTGCTCATCGGGGGGGCGGGCGCGCTCTGGGTGATTTTCCGCGCCGATCTGGGGGCGCTGCTGGCGTTCGAGATCGGCCGTGGCGAGCTGATCTTCTTCTTCGGCTGCCTCAGCCACGCGGTCTATACGCCGATGATCCGCAAGCTCAACCGCGGCGAAAGCGCGGTGGTATTCTCCTTCGGCACGCTGGTTGCGGGGGCGGGGCTGATGGCGCTGATCGGCTGGCGCGATATCGCCGCGACCGACTGGACCGCGCTGCGCCCGCTGGTCTGGGTCACGATCTTCTATGTGGCACTGGGCGCCAGTGCGATCACATTCGTGCTGGTGCAGTTCGCCACCATGCGCCTGCCCTCGGCCAAGGTCATGGCCTACACCTATCTTGTGCCCAGCTGGGTCATCGGCTGGGAGGTCGCGCTGGGCAACGCCCTGCCGCCGCCGGTGATGGCCGTGGGTGTGGTGATGACGGTGCTCGCGCTGCTGCTCTTGTTGCGCGATGACGAAAGTTCACAAAATCGGGAACGTAATCCGCGCCCGGCGCGTTGA
- the smc gene encoding chromosome segregation protein SMC, with the protein MRFSKLRLTGFKSFVDPTDLIIADGLTGVVGPNGCGKSNLLEALRWVMGENRPTAMRGGGMEDVIFAGAATRPARNFAEVALSIDNSERLAPAGFNDEDQLEIVRRITRDVGSAYKAAGKDVRARDVQMLFADASTGAHSPALVRQGQISELINAKPKNRRRILEEAAGISGLYQRRHEAELKLNATETNLSRVDDVIEQLAAQLAQLARQARQAARYREIGDQLRRTEGMLLYRRWREADDARAAAEQELRARVTAAAQAEAQVRETAKAREAAEAALPALREEDAIAAAVVQRLVVQRDTIADQENRARQLIETLTGRIAQLSRDIDREAGLNADAEDTIKRLDWEATELAKAGEGHEDALEAAAEAAREAATVLQSREEALGQHTEDVARLAARYGSAERLLQDNRKTEARAQSEADRARAAMAESDAALARAGQDHAAAEAAEAAAAQAATDADAALVAAEEARAETQTREADARAERSEAEGEMNALRAETAALAKLLERDTAEGGQILDRLQVEHGFEKALGAALADDLRAPEVDADGPSGWSVLPAYSDPQPLPGGVTPLTAHVSCPDVLSRRMSQIGLVDADDGPRLQASLRPGQRLVSPEGDLWRWDGFRAWAEDAPSAAALRLQQLNRLETLKQALEQASQRAEGARAAHETLTRDLATRAEADKRARETRRDADRAVADAGRALSRAEAERNLAAGRLESLGLAVKRHEEEAMEARARVLEAERALAELGDLDAARAAVEDVRMTVEAARITMMSRRSAHDELRREGQARLKRSQEVTKELSGWRHRLETATTRSAELIERRDTSQAELEEAKAAPEEIAARRAELSAEIARSEGRRAQAADALSTAEAALREATVAERDAERTASEARESRARSEARSEAARETVSAAAERIAEEQQLTPNQLLTQLDVNPDSMPGADALEADVNRLKRQRDALGAVNLRAEEDAREVQEEHDTLVAEKTDLEAAIKTLRSGIASLNREGRERLLTAFEQVNSNFSLLFRHLFGGGEANLVMVESDDPLEAGLEIMCQPPGKKLSTLSLLSGGEQTLTAMALIFAVFLANPAPICVLDEVDAPLDDANVTRFCDLLDEMCRQTDTRFLIITHHAVTMARMDRLFGVTMAEQGVSQLVSVDLKKAEKMVA; encoded by the coding sequence ATGCGTTTTTCCAAACTCAGGCTGACGGGCTTCAAAAGCTTCGTGGACCCCACCGATCTGATCATCGCCGATGGTCTGACCGGCGTTGTGGGGCCGAACGGCTGTGGCAAATCCAACCTGCTCGAAGCGCTGCGCTGGGTGATGGGCGAAAACCGTCCGACCGCGATGCGCGGCGGTGGGATGGAAGACGTGATCTTTGCGGGCGCCGCCACCCGACCAGCGCGCAACTTTGCCGAAGTGGCGCTGTCGATCGACAACTCCGAACGGCTTGCTCCTGCGGGGTTCAATGATGAGGACCAGCTTGAGATCGTGCGCCGCATCACCCGCGATGTCGGCAGCGCCTACAAGGCCGCGGGCAAGGACGTGCGCGCGCGGGATGTGCAGATGCTCTTTGCCGATGCCTCCACCGGCGCGCATTCTCCGGCGCTCGTGCGGCAGGGCCAGATTTCGGAACTGATCAACGCCAAGCCGAAGAACCGCCGCCGGATCCTCGAAGAGGCGGCGGGGATTTCCGGCCTCTACCAGCGTCGCCACGAGGCGGAGTTGAAGCTCAACGCGACCGAGACGAACCTGTCGCGTGTCGATGACGTGATCGAACAGCTGGCCGCGCAACTGGCACAGCTTGCGCGGCAGGCCCGGCAGGCGGCCCGCTACCGCGAGATCGGGGACCAGCTGCGGCGCACCGAGGGGATGCTGCTCTACCGGCGCTGGCGCGAGGCGGACGATGCCCGCGCCGCTGCCGAACAGGAATTGCGTGCGCGCGTCACCGCCGCGGCGCAGGCCGAAGCGCAGGTGCGCGAGACAGCCAAGGCCCGCGAGGCGGCCGAGGCGGCCTTGCCCGCGCTGCGCGAGGAAGACGCGATTGCCGCCGCCGTGGTGCAACGTCTGGTGGTTCAGCGCGATACCATCGCCGATCAGGAAAACCGGGCGCGGCAACTGATCGAGACACTGACCGGACGCATCGCGCAGCTTAGCCGCGATATCGACCGCGAGGCGGGCCTGAACGCCGACGCCGAGGACACGATCAAGCGGCTCGACTGGGAAGCGACCGAACTGGCCAAGGCGGGTGAGGGCCACGAGGACGCGCTCGAGGCAGCCGCCGAAGCCGCGCGCGAGGCCGCCACGGTGCTGCAATCGCGCGAGGAGGCACTGGGTCAGCATACCGAAGATGTGGCTCGTCTGGCTGCGCGCTACGGTTCTGCCGAACGGCTGTTGCAGGACAACCGCAAGACCGAGGCCCGCGCCCAGTCCGAAGCCGATCGCGCCCGCGCCGCGATGGCCGAGAGTGACGCGGCACTGGCCCGCGCGGGGCAGGACCACGCCGCCGCCGAAGCCGCCGAAGCCGCCGCCGCGCAGGCCGCGACCGATGCCGATGCCGCACTTGTCGCCGCCGAGGAAGCCCGCGCCGAAACCCAGACCCGCGAGGCCGACGCCCGCGCCGAACGCTCGGAAGCCGAAGGCGAGATGAACGCGCTGCGGGCCGAAACCGCGGCGCTGGCAAAGCTGCTGGAACGCGACACGGCGGAGGGGGGGCAGATCCTCGACCGGTTGCAGGTGGAACACGGGTTCGAGAAGGCGCTGGGGGCCGCGCTTGCCGATGATCTGCGCGCGCCCGAAGTCGATGCCGACGGCCCTTCGGGCTGGTCGGTGCTGCCCGCCTACAGCGATCCGCAGCCCTTGCCGGGAGGCGTCACGCCGCTGACGGCGCATGTGTCCTGCCCCGACGTCCTGTCACGGCGGATGAGCCAGATCGGTCTGGTGGACGCCGATGACGGGCCGCGCCTGCAAGCCAGCCTGCGGCCCGGCCAGCGGCTGGTGTCGCCCGAAGGCGACCTCTGGCGGTGGGACGGCTTTCGCGCGTGGGCGGAAGATGCGCCATCGGCCGCGGCGTTGCGGCTGCAACAGCTGAACCGGCTGGAGACGTTGAAACAGGCGCTGGAACAGGCGAGCCAGCGGGCCGAAGGCGCGCGCGCTGCCCATGAGACCCTGACCCGCGATCTGGCGACCCGCGCGGAGGCCGACAAACGCGCCCGCGAGACGCGCCGCGACGCGGACCGCGCGGTGGCCGACGCAGGCCGCGCGCTGAGCCGCGCCGAGGCCGAGCGCAACCTTGCCGCAGGGCGGCTGGAGTCGCTGGGTCTGGCGGTCAAACGCCACGAGGAAGAGGCGATGGAGGCCCGCGCGCGGGTGCTGGAAGCAGAGCGCGCGCTGGCCGAGCTGGGCGATCTGGATGCCGCGCGCGCTGCCGTCGAGGACGTGCGCATGACGGTAGAGGCCGCGCGTATCACGATGATGTCGCGCCGCTCCGCCCACGACGAGCTGCGCCGCGAGGGGCAGGCGCGTCTGAAGCGGTCGCAGGAGGTCACCAAGGAATTGAGCGGCTGGCGGCACCGGCTGGAGACCGCGACCACCCGCAGCGCCGAATTGATCGAACGCCGCGACACATCGCAGGCGGAACTGGAGGAGGCCAAGGCCGCCCCCGAAGAGATCGCCGCGCGCCGCGCCGAGCTGAGCGCCGAGATCGCCCGCAGCGAAGGTCGCCGCGCGCAGGCGGCGGACGCGCTGAGCACGGCGGAAGCCGCTTTGCGCGAGGCCACGGTTGCGGAGCGCGACGCCGAACGCACGGCGTCCGAGGCGCGGGAATCACGTGCGCGGTCCGAAGCGCGATCGGAAGCGGCGCGCGAGACAGTGAGCGCCGCCGCCGAGCGGATCGCCGAGGAGCAGCAGCTGACCCCGAACCAGTTGCTGACCCAGCTGGACGTGAACCCCGACAGCATGCCCGGCGCGGATGCGCTGGAAGCGGATGTGAACCGGCTGAAACGCCAGCGCGATGCGCTGGGGGCGGTCAACCTGCGGGCCGAGGAAGACGCCCGCGAGGTGCAGGAAGAGCACGACACTCTGGTGGCCGAAAAGACCGATCTGGAAGCGGCGATCAAGACCCTGCGCAGCGGGATCGCGAGCCTCAACCGCGAAGGGCGCGAGCGTCTGCTGACCGCGTTCGAGCAGGTCAACAGCAACTTCTCGCTTCTGTTCCGGCACCTGTTCGGCGGCGGCGAGGCGAATCTGGTGATGGTCGAATCCGACGATCCGCTGGAGGCGGGGCTGGAGATCATGTGCCAGCCTCCGGGCAAGAAACTGTCGACGCTGAGCCTGTTGAGCGGGGGCGAACAGACCCTGACGGCGATGGCGCTGATCTTTGCGGTGTTTCTGGCCAATCCCGCGCCGATCTGTGTTCTGGACGAGGTGGATGCGCCGCTGGATGACGCCAACGTCACGCGGTTCTGCGACCTGCTGGACGAGATGTGCCGCCAGACCGACACGCGGTTCCTGATCATCACGCACCACGCGGTCACCATGGCGCGGATGGACCGGCTGTTCGGTGTGACCATGGCCGAGCAGGGGGTCAGCCAGCTGGTGTCTGTGGACCTCAAGAAAGCCGAGAAGATGGTCGCGTGA